The region GCAAGTAAGGGCCAGCGGCCTGAGGGCATGGATAGTCGTCACGACTGGATGGTGTACCTCGGGACATTGATCGCCATTCCTGTGTTGACGCTGCTGGTAAGCGGGTTTTCGCCGCTGACCGACGACGGAAAATCGCTCCAACTGATCCCGGACGAAACGATCAACAGCTTTACCGGTGACGTGCAGGAAGACGCCTCTTCCGCATCCAAGGCGGTCCGCAGCATTGCCGTCGTCTTTCTAAAGGAAGTCAGCAAGCCGGCCGGGTTGGTGTTGACCGTGATCGGGATCATCGCCTTTGGCTATCTGATTATCCAAACCTTCAAACTAGACCAAATACCACGCCAACGAATGATCGTCGCGTTGGTGTTGATCTTCTTTCAAATGTTGTTCTTTGCGTTCTTTGAACAAGCCGGCAGCAGTGTCAATTTGTTTACCGACCGGAACGTCGATCGCGTTGTCGAAACGTCGGTGGTGACCGAGTCGATGGTCGGCGAAACGATCCAGATCGAACCGACTCAGGAACAGATCGGCTATGAGTGGAAAGACGGCGAGATCTTCTCGATTTCGGACTTGGACCAGTTGCGAGCCGAGCACGAAGCCAAGGGCTTTGAAGTCGATTGGACGATTCGCGAGAGCCACGTCGGGATGGGGATCGCCTCGCGTGATGCCGAATTGCCCGCCAGCTTGTTTCAATCGGTCAATCCGATCTTCATCCTGCTGCTGGGACTTGTTTTCTCGGCACTGTGGACACAGCTGCGAATGCGAGATTCCGATCCATCCTCGCCGGTCAAGTTTGCATTTGGCTTGGCGCTGCTGGGGCTAGGGTTTGGTGCATTCTGGTACGGAGCCGTCAACGCAAACGGTCGTGGGATGGTTTCGATCAGTTGGTTGTTGCTTGGGTATCTGTTGCAAACGATGGGCGAATTGTGTCTCAGCCCCGTTGGGCTTTCGACGATGACCAAGCTCAGCCCGCGACATCTCGTCAGCACGGTGATGGGCGGTTGGTTCTTGGCGACCGCGTTTAGCCAGTACCTCGCTGCGATCATTTCGCAATTGACCGGCGTCAGCGAAGGCGGGGACACCGGCAGCGTGATTCCGCTGCCGACCGAGACGGTTGACGTGTACGGCGGCGTGTTTGGTACAATCGCAGTCACTGCGATGCTTTCAGGGCTCGCATGTTTGCTGTTGTCGCCATGGTTGAGCCGCTGGATGCACGAGCAGGATGAACGATAAAAACGATGCACGTGTGATTGGTTTGCTGCGTCGCGTGATTCGCGACTGCGGCAAACTGTATAACCATTGCGGCCAATGGATGGTGCGCCGTTATCCCACGTTGATCGAAGGTGATCCGAACCAATTCGTCGAGTTGATGGATGACCTGCATCGTGGTTTGTTGATCAAGGTGTATGTCACCATCGTTCGCGCCGATGATCGCTGGACCGGCGCGGAAAAGCGTGTTGCTGCAGCGATGATCGATCATCTGTGGGGTGAACAACTGCAGGGCGGGCAGTTGCGCGAAGCGGCTGTCGGGTTATTCGGGCAAGCCGACCAACTGTCCTGGGAATCGCTTGTCGCTCCCTTTGTCCGCTATGCACCGCTTGCCGACAGCAAGGCGCAAGTCGAAACGATCGTGATGCGTTTGGCCAATCTGGTCGCCAAGTGTGACGGGCAAACGATGCCCGAAGAATCAGTCGCGCTGCACACGTTGCAGCGGGATATCGACATGGCGCTGCATCCGGCGAATCCAAAATCAACGCTCGCTCCGATCGGAAACGCGTCCTCCGAAGGCCCTTCGGCAGTCGCCTACCAACACGAACAGCAGCAGGCGAGCGAACCGTCGGGCGATACGCCGGCAACCGAGACGGCAGCCGATCGCGAGCGTCGACTGCAAGCGGCAATGAAAGAGCTCGAGTCGCTGATCGGGTTGCAAGGCGTCAAGGATCGAGTTCGCAGCTATGCCAATTTCCTGCGACTACAGCAGCAGCGAAAAGACGCTGGGCTGGCGACGATGCCGATCAGTTTGCACATGGCGTTCATTGGGAACCCAGGCACCGGCAAAACCACGGTGGCGCGTATTGTCGGGCAAATCCTCGGTGGGCTGGGCACGCTTCCCTCAGGACACGTCATTGAAACCGATCGCAGTGGACTGGTCGCCGAGTATGCCGGGCAAACCGCGCCGAAAACCAACAAGCTCTGTGATTCCGCCAAAGGGGGCGTGTTGTTTATCGACGAAGCTTACAGTTTGGTGGACGCCTCGGGCGATGATGCCTATGGACGCGAAGCGATCCAGACGCTGCTGAAACGAATGGAAGATGATCGCGAGTCGATGGCGGTGATCTTGGCCGGTTACAGTGACGAGATGGACAAGATGATCCGCAGCAACCCTGGGTTGTCGTCGCGGATCAATACCAAGATTGATTTCGAAGACTATTCGCCTCCGGACCTGGGCCGCATCTTTGAAGGGATGTGCGAGCAGAACCAGTATCAATTGCCCAGCGAGGCGCGGCATCGCTTGTTGATCGGTTTTCAGTATCTGTATGAAAACCGCGACCGTCATTTCGGCAATGGGCGACTGGTGCGTAATGCATTCGAGGACACCATTCGCCGGCTGGCCGATCGCATCGCCGAGGTCTCGGAGTTGACCGAATCGCTGTTGACTGTGCTGCTGGCCAGCGACGTGAGTGTCCCTGGGGTCTCCGGCAGCAAGCTTGATTCGTTGATCGCCAAGTCGCACGTTTTGCGGATCCAGTGCAACGGGTGTCAACGCAAAGTGCGGATCATGCCCGATTCACTCGGCATCCGCGTTCGCTGCAAAAAGTGCGAGCACATTCAGTTAGCCGACTGGGCCGAAGTCGCCGAAAAATAGGCAGAATGTGGGATAGACTTCCAGTCTGTCATGGTCCCCCCCTTCGCTTCACGCCGTCGTAGCGAAGGTTGCCAGCCTAGTCCAAAAGTAAATCGCAAAGTGAGCCGTGGGGCACCGGGTAGCGCGTGGGACCCGGCCGCTGACGTGTCGCGGCTCACTAAATCAACAAACCGTTAACGGGCTGTTGATTTAGCCGTACGACGGACTTCCTAGTCCGTCCAGTACACCAATTGACGGACTAGGAAGTCCATCATACACCCCTTGCCGCAGGAAACTTCACTGAATCAGCAGCCCGTCGGCGATGTTTCGCTGCAGAAGATGGTGCTGACGACTTGCTGATGACAGGCTGGAGGCCAATTCCACACCTTTATGCACTGGGCGGGACGAGTCCTTCAGGCAATTTGCCTTCGGCCACTTCGTCGTCCCATTGGTCCATCAACGGCCAGCTGTCGGCAAGCGTGCCGAAATCGGCCATTTTCAAGTAGCCTCGCACGCGATCGATCGTGCGATTTAGAAAATCTTTATCGTTGCGGAAGATCGGTCCGTGGCTCGGGGCCAACCATTTGACGTCACTGTCGCGGATTCGCTCTAACGATTTTACGAACGCCTTGATGTCGCTGCCGTGGTGGGCGTCGATCGCGCCGATGCAGCCATCGCGATAGATGTTGTCGCCGCTGAGCAGCACGTCGCCGTGACGGAACGCCAACTGGCTGTCGGTGTGGCCGGGAGTGTGCCAAACTTCGAGTTCCAAATTGCCAACCTTGATGATGTCGCCATCGTTGACCTCATGCTCGATTTCGACCGGAGGCATCGCGAGCTTTAGATTCTGGGCCTCTATCTCTGCCAACGTGATCAGCGTGTCCCCTTCGCGTAGCGGTTTGGCCGCTTTGGGGTGCCCGGTGACCGTCGTCTTCAGTAGCTGTTTGGCCTTGGCCAATCCCTGGATGTGATCGACATCCGCATGCGTCGCGACAAGCGTCTTGCACCGCGACAGCGGGAAATCGAGTTGCCGAATGATTTCGACGAAATCGTCCACCGTCTCTTCGTAGCCGATGTCAATCAAAATCCATTCGTCTTGATCGTACACCAGGTAGACGTTGCAACCGAGGACCTCGCCAGCTTGAAAATTAAGCTCGATCACGCCTGGGAAAATGGGTTTACGAATCAACATGACGAATGAAATCTGAAGGGGATGAATTTGCCGGTGCGATATTCTACGCAGTCCCGGCGAACCGCGAAAACCCGGTTGACACCCCATGTGCGGCTAAGGGAAGGGCCTTGAACCAAGTGTCTTGCAGCAAGACGGCGTCGATTTGTTAGAAACCAGCGTGTTTTACGTCTCCGCGTGCGGCATCCTTCAAGATTTGTGACAACCCTTCGCGGTAGGTGGGAAAGGTCAATTTTGGCAATAAGTTCGTCTTTAATCGCCGATTCCAGACGCGTTTGTTGCTTTCGCTTCGCATTTGTTTGGCCGAACCCGCCCGTGGCGGCTCGAAAACCGGCGGAGCCACGCGGCATTGGCGAGCGATTTCACAGTAGAAATCGCGTCTTGGCATCGGTTCGTCGTCCCCAACCACGTACAACCGATGGCTACGGTCCTGCCATGCCGCGAACACGGCGCGGGCTGCATCGTGGACGTGAATCAGATTCAAATAGCCCGCTTCGGCCGAAACGATCGGCTGTCCTTGCAAAACCGAATCGATCCGCGGCACTCGCCCTGGCCCATAAATTCCCGCCAATCGCAGGATCGTCCACGGAGCAGCGGGGCGATGGCGGTGCAGTAAGTCCTCGGCCTGCAGATGCACCCGGCCTCCTTCGCGATTGGGTCGGGTGGGCGATCGTTCATCGACCCATTCGCCGCCGGTTTGGTGGTACACCCCCGTGGTGCTGATGTAGCACAGATGAG is a window of Novipirellula caenicola DNA encoding:
- a CDS encoding MBL fold metallo-hydrolase yields the protein MLIRKPIFPGVIELNFQAGEVLGCNVYLVYDQDEWILIDIGYEETVDDFVEIIRQLDFPLSRCKTLVATHADVDHIQGLAKAKQLLKTTVTGHPKAAKPLREGDTLITLAEIEAQNLKLAMPPVEIEHEVNDGDIIKVGNLELEVWHTPGHTDSQLAFRHGDVLLSGDNIYRDGCIGAIDAHHGSDIKAFVKSLERIRDSDVKWLAPSHGPIFRNDKDFLNRTIDRVRGYLKMADFGTLADSWPLMDQWDDEVAEGKLPEGLVPPSA
- a CDS encoding AAA family ATPase, whose product is MNDKNDARVIGLLRRVIRDCGKLYNHCGQWMVRRYPTLIEGDPNQFVELMDDLHRGLLIKVYVTIVRADDRWTGAEKRVAAAMIDHLWGEQLQGGQLREAAVGLFGQADQLSWESLVAPFVRYAPLADSKAQVETIVMRLANLVAKCDGQTMPEESVALHTLQRDIDMALHPANPKSTLAPIGNASSEGPSAVAYQHEQQQASEPSGDTPATETAADRERRLQAAMKELESLIGLQGVKDRVRSYANFLRLQQQRKDAGLATMPISLHMAFIGNPGTGKTTVARIVGQILGGLGTLPSGHVIETDRSGLVAEYAGQTAPKTNKLCDSAKGGVLFIDEAYSLVDASGDDAYGREAIQTLLKRMEDDRESMAVILAGYSDEMDKMIRSNPGLSSRINTKIDFEDYSPPDLGRIFEGMCEQNQYQLPSEARHRLLIGFQYLYENRDRHFGNGRLVRNAFEDTIRRLADRIAEVSELTESLLTVLLASDVSVPGVSGSKLDSLIAKSHVLRIQCNGCQRKVRIMPDSLGIRVRCKKCEHIQLADWAEVAEK
- a CDS encoding SDR family oxidoreductase, encoding MPKLRILIVGCGYLGSVVAKMACDAGHTVFATTRRPDRAAELRRHEIQPILADWTNRSGLRELPEVDRVLVAVSYDSASGMSRVESQVGGMRNLLDFVPEQAHLCYISTTGVYHQTGGEWVDERSPTRPNREGGRVHLQAEDLLHRHRPAAPWTILRLAGIYGPGRVPRIDSVLQGQPIVSAEAGYLNLIHVHDAARAVFAAWQDRSHRLYVVGDDEPMPRRDFYCEIARQCRVAPPVFEPPRAGSAKQMRSESNKRVWNRRLKTNLLPKLTFPTYREGLSQILKDAARGDVKHAGF
- a CDS encoding oligopeptide:H+ symporter, with product MSVDDSVTPPPSDADLHEGQSTLFGHPTGLYTLFFAEMWERFSYYGMRALLVLYMIKGFLKYGDEQAYTVYGAYTALVYMTPFFGGLLADRVLGQRRAVILGGVLMAAGHLLMTYEAQWPFFIALSLLIVGNGFFKPNISTIVGSLYPKGSGKRDGGFTIFYMGINLGAAMSPLLCGYVGETYGWHYGFGLATIGMLIGLAVFVMPTLVTQALIGLGAAISAIGMLVFHPDNPWTTAVNVFVAIALVAAGTIACVALSRGGLSASKGQRPEGMDSRHDWMVYLGTLIAIPVLTLLVSGFSPLTDDGKSLQLIPDETINSFTGDVQEDASSASKAVRSIAVVFLKEVSKPAGLVLTVIGIIAFGYLIIQTFKLDQIPRQRMIVALVLIFFQMLFFAFFEQAGSSVNLFTDRNVDRVVETSVVTESMVGETIQIEPTQEQIGYEWKDGEIFSISDLDQLRAEHEAKGFEVDWTIRESHVGMGIASRDAELPASLFQSVNPIFILLLGLVFSALWTQLRMRDSDPSSPVKFAFGLALLGLGFGAFWYGAVNANGRGMVSISWLLLGYLLQTMGELCLSPVGLSTMTKLSPRHLVSTVMGGWFLATAFSQYLAAIISQLTGVSEGGDTGSVIPLPTETVDVYGGVFGTIAVTAMLSGLACLLLSPWLSRWMHEQDER